A single region of the Gemmata palustris genome encodes:
- a CDS encoding endonuclease/exonuclease/phosphatase family protein: MPSGDPTRYFDSAPTPTPRPALWRRLIAVGGWGCLVLSVGLWGLLRAADSWPAATVVMFAPLHLLALLPGTLLLVAAIFHRRALRTLAPAFLVTAGPVAGFCVPWTSASADALAGPRVRVLTCNAHYSRIPVGPLDRLVTEARPDVVVLQEWNSKNHSEVLIGPEWHVHRDSGHFLASRYPIRRAESLGNQSAGTQGSVTRYALDTRAGAVTLFSVHLASPRDGLSEVAKGDTFGLNNILANSELRWIQSRNLADWAGRVDGPVVLAGDFNTPPHSDIFRQVWGGYESAFTSAGWGWGHTFIVRVNAVRIDHILVGSGGHALECWVGPPIGSPHRPVIADVAWPAGESKLP, translated from the coding sequence ATGCCTTCCGGTGACCCGACGCGGTATTTCGATTCTGCTCCCACGCCAACACCTCGACCCGCGCTCTGGCGCAGACTCATTGCGGTCGGCGGGTGGGGCTGTCTCGTGTTGTCGGTCGGTTTGTGGGGGCTCCTGCGGGCCGCCGATTCGTGGCCCGCGGCTACCGTCGTGATGTTCGCCCCGCTGCACCTCTTGGCCCTTCTCCCCGGAACGCTCCTCCTTGTCGCCGCGATCTTTCACCGCCGGGCGCTGCGAACGCTGGCGCCCGCGTTTCTTGTCACGGCCGGCCCGGTGGCGGGCTTCTGCGTCCCCTGGACCAGCGCGAGTGCGGACGCGCTCGCGGGTCCGCGGGTCCGCGTGCTCACGTGCAACGCGCATTACTCACGGATTCCCGTCGGCCCTCTGGACCGCCTTGTTACTGAGGCGCGCCCCGATGTCGTGGTCCTTCAGGAGTGGAACTCGAAGAACCACTCCGAGGTTTTGATCGGTCCCGAGTGGCACGTCCACCGCGACAGCGGGCACTTTTTGGCGAGCCGTTACCCCATTCGCCGCGCCGAGTCGCTCGGGAACCAGTCCGCCGGTACCCAGGGGTCCGTCACGCGCTACGCGCTGGACACACGGGCGGGGGCCGTCACCCTTTTCAGCGTCCACTTAGCCAGTCCGCGGGACGGGCTGAGTGAGGTGGCCAAGGGCGACACGTTCGGTCTGAACAACATCCTCGCGAACAGCGAATTGCGGTGGATTCAATCGCGGAACCTTGCGGATTGGGCCGGACGAGTGGACGGCCCGGTCGTGCTCGCGGGGGACTTCAATACGCCCCCGCACAGCGACATCTTCCGTCAAGTTTGGGGCGGGTACGAGAGCGCCTTCACATCGGCCGGGTGGGGGTGGGGGCACACGTTTATTGTGCGCGTAAACGCGGTTCGCATCGATCACATTTTGGTCGGCAGCGGCGGGCACGCGCTCGAATGTTGGGTCGGCCCGCCCATCGGGTCGCCGCACCGACCGGTCATCGCCGACGTCGCGTGGCCGGCCGGCGAATCGAAATTACCGTAA
- a CDS encoding UDP-glucose dehydrogenase family protein translates to MKVAIIGTGYVGLVTGTCLAESGNDVVCVDNNPKKIAVLQTGGIPIYEPGLQELVARNARDGRLSFTPDLAAAVRAARLVFIAVGTPQSDEGDADLTAVFAVADAIGEALKDVPPGAPGARVVVTKSTVPVGTNAKVAERLAAKGCAHVDVASNPEFLKEGAAIEDFMKPDRVVVGVRRSEAAEVLRELYAPFLRTERPFLVMTPESAEMTKYAANAMLATKISFINEMANLCDRLGADINDVRKGIGHDQRIGFQFLFPGPGYGGSCFPKDVEAIIAMGRRTDLPLELMRAVDAVNDAQKRVLFEKVRAHYAEELAGKTLALWGLAFKPRTDDIREAPALTLIDALLEAGVKVRVHDPEATANVREIYGDKLHYADRPYGALEGADGLVVVTEWAEFRNPDFEVMKRLLAQRVIFDGRNVYDPKLLRQLGFTYYGIGRGARV, encoded by the coding sequence GTGAAAGTCGCGATCATCGGAACCGGGTACGTCGGGCTCGTCACGGGCACGTGCCTCGCGGAGAGCGGCAACGACGTCGTTTGTGTGGACAACAATCCCAAGAAGATCGCGGTTCTGCAAACGGGCGGGATCCCGATCTACGAACCCGGCCTTCAAGAACTGGTCGCGCGAAACGCGCGCGACGGGCGCCTTTCGTTCACCCCCGATCTGGCCGCGGCCGTGCGCGCCGCCCGGCTCGTGTTCATCGCGGTGGGGACGCCCCAATCCGACGAGGGCGACGCCGACCTCACGGCCGTGTTCGCGGTCGCCGACGCGATCGGGGAGGCGCTCAAGGACGTGCCGCCCGGGGCACCCGGGGCGCGGGTCGTGGTCACCAAGAGCACGGTGCCGGTCGGGACCAACGCGAAAGTCGCCGAGCGGTTGGCGGCTAAGGGGTGCGCCCACGTCGACGTGGCGAGCAACCCGGAGTTCCTCAAGGAAGGCGCCGCGATCGAAGACTTCATGAAGCCCGACCGGGTGGTCGTGGGGGTGCGCCGGTCCGAGGCGGCCGAGGTGCTCCGGGAACTGTACGCCCCGTTCCTGCGCACCGAGCGCCCGTTCCTGGTGATGACCCCGGAATCGGCCGAGATGACCAAGTACGCGGCCAACGCGATGCTCGCGACCAAGATCAGCTTCATCAACGAGATGGCGAACCTGTGCGACCGGCTCGGGGCCGACATCAACGACGTGCGCAAGGGCATCGGGCACGACCAGCGGATCGGGTTCCAGTTCCTGTTCCCCGGCCCCGGGTACGGCGGGTCGTGTTTCCCCAAGGACGTGGAAGCGATCATCGCTATGGGCCGACGAACCGATTTGCCGCTCGAACTGATGCGGGCCGTGGACGCCGTGAACGACGCACAGAAGCGCGTGCTGTTTGAAAAGGTCCGCGCGCACTACGCCGAGGAACTGGCGGGAAAGACGCTGGCCCTGTGGGGCCTGGCGTTCAAACCCCGGACCGACGACATCCGCGAGGCCCCGGCACTCACACTCATCGACGCGCTGCTCGAAGCGGGAGTGAAAGTTCGGGTCCACGACCCGGAAGCAACGGCCAACGTGCGCGAGATCTACGGCGACAAGTTGCACTACGCCGATCGCCCCTACGGGGCGCTGGAAGGTGCGGACGGGCTCGTGGTCGTGACCGAGTGGGCCGAGTTCCGCAACCCGGACTTCGAGGTGATGAAGCGGCTCCTGGCCCAGCGGGTGATCTTCGACGGCCGGAACGTCTACGATCCCAAATTGCTCCGGCAACTCGGGTTCACCTACTACGGCATCGGGCGCGGGGCGCGCGTATGA
- a CDS encoding serine/threonine-protein kinase, with translation MLIDQLALLAPERCADLDGLRAQFACEEQLTAEFVRRKWLTQLQGRWLLRGHGPRLIVGSYVLVDRIGEGGMGQVFLARHRTFGRPAAIKVLRPDRRDNRRGRARFLREVRALGRLDHPNVVHAYDAGVIGRACYLVMEYVPGPDLAQVIASGERLPVGHVCEYARQAALGLHHMHERGLIHRDVKPGNVSLAEGGRVVKLLDVGLVKDRVAPDADGDALTQAGWLVGTADYASPEQVLNARSVGRRSDQYALGCTLYHLLAGEVPFTGGTPVSRALRRVTENARPISELCPDLPTGLSEVVGRLLAREPKGRFPSALAAAEALAPFAALLVKAADETIVHISTCPTLPTLPTIDGPAATESELHEEPEVAQQIGPSAG, from the coding sequence GTGCTGATCGATCAACTGGCCCTGCTCGCCCCCGAGCGCTGCGCGGATCTCGATGGTTTACGCGCTCAGTTCGCGTGCGAAGAGCAGCTCACAGCCGAGTTCGTCCGCCGCAAGTGGCTGACGCAGCTCCAAGGGCGCTGGTTGCTCCGCGGGCACGGGCCGCGGTTGATCGTCGGCTCCTACGTTCTCGTCGACCGGATCGGTGAGGGCGGCATGGGGCAAGTGTTCTTGGCCCGCCACCGCACGTTCGGGCGCCCGGCCGCGATCAAGGTGCTGCGCCCCGACCGCCGGGACAACCGGCGCGGGCGGGCGCGGTTCCTGCGCGAGGTCCGGGCCCTCGGGCGCCTCGACCACCCGAACGTGGTCCACGCCTACGACGCGGGCGTCATCGGCCGCGCGTGCTACCTCGTGATGGAGTACGTGCCCGGCCCGGACCTCGCGCAGGTGATCGCGTCCGGCGAGCGGCTCCCGGTCGGGCACGTGTGCGAGTACGCGCGCCAGGCCGCGCTGGGGCTGCACCACATGCACGAGCGCGGGCTGATTCACCGCGACGTCAAGCCGGGCAACGTGAGCCTCGCCGAGGGCGGGCGGGTCGTGAAGCTGTTAGACGTGGGGCTGGTCAAGGACCGCGTGGCCCCGGACGCGGACGGCGACGCGCTGACACAGGCCGGGTGGCTGGTCGGCACCGCGGACTACGCCTCACCCGAGCAGGTGCTGAACGCGCGCAGTGTGGGCCGCCGGTCGGACCAGTACGCGCTGGGCTGTACCTTGTATCACTTGCTCGCCGGGGAAGTGCCGTTCACCGGCGGCACGCCCGTCTCACGGGCCTTGCGGCGCGTGACCGAGAACGCGCGCCCGATTAGCGAACTGTGCCCCGATTTGCCCACGGGGTTGTCGGAAGTCGTGGGGCGCCTGTTGGCGCGCGAGCCGAAGGGCCGGTTCCCGTCCGCGCTCGCCGCGGCCGAAGCGCTGGCCCCGTTCGCGGCCCTTCTCGTGAAGGCCGCGGACGAAACGATCGTTCACATCTCCACGTGCCCGACGCTTCCCACGCTCCCCACGATCGACGGACCCGCGGCGACCGAGTCCGAACTCCACGAAGAACCCGAAGTCGCTCAGCAAATCGGTCCGAGCGCGGGTTAG